In Nicotiana tabacum cultivar K326 chromosome 19, ASM71507v2, whole genome shotgun sequence, one DNA window encodes the following:
- the LOC142173658 gene encoding uncharacterized protein LOC142173658, translating to MKRWYSGQSQSWNAMCKIKEVVDKQILWKVARGEVSFWLDNWSKLGPLYDYLPPGYKPNNLKLLDMLLNNQINWEGYDQLLPQYIVLKVNSLRIQLKSSTLDKEIWSANNSGIFSVASAWHLFRKKQQRAWVSAMNWQKGIPFKMNFIVWRALRDKIPTDTRVSKLGNSISSICCCFDSPGVENVDHFFCTGSFTKNI from the coding sequence ATGAAGCGATGGTATTCGGGTCAATCACAATCTTGGAATGCCATGTGCAAGATCAAAGAGGTGGTGGATAAACAAATACTGTGGAAGGTCGCAAGAGGAGAAGTATCCTTCTGGCTTGACAATTGGTCTAAGCTTGGTCCTCTTTATGACTACCTTCCTCCGGGTTATAAACCTAATAATTTGAAGCTCTTGGATATGTTATTGAACAATCAAATTAATTGGGAAGGTTATGATCAACTTCTTCCTCAGTATATTGTGCTTAAAGTCAATAGTCTCCGGATCCAACTGAAATCATCTACTCTTGATAAAGAAATATGGAGTGCGAATAACAGTGGGATATTTTCAGTGGCCTCAGCCTGGCATTTGTTTAGAAAAAAACAACAAAGGGCTTGGGTTAGTGCTATGAATTGGCAAAAAGGTATTCCCTTCAAGATGAACTTCATTGTATGGAGGGCTTTGAGGGATAAGATACCAACTGATACGAGAGTTTCTAAGTTGGGTAATTCTATATCCTCTATATGTTGTTGCTTTGATTCCCCAGGAGTAGAAAATGTTGATCATTTCTTCTGCACTGGCTCATTCACAAAGAACATATGA
- the LOC107775517 gene encoding putative mitochondrial protein AtMg00240: MPLEVNTKLTTKEYDGYLGTTSSGLDDLLLDSGAYERLIGKLLYLTMTRPDLAFNVQILSQFLQQPKNSHMEAAISIVRYVKNHPGQGLLLSSSNKGTLKAYCDAD; encoded by the coding sequence ATGCCTTTGGAGGTAAACACTAAGCTGACTACCAAGGAATATGATGGTTACCTTGGAACTACAAGTAGTGGACTAGATGACCTGCTACTAGACTCAGGGGCTTATGAGAGGTTGATAGGGAAGTTACTCTATCTAACCATGACAAGACCTGACCTAGCATTTAATGTACAAATACTGAGTCAATTCTTGCAACAACCTAAGAACTCTCATATGGAAGCTGCTATAAGTATTGTTAGATATGTCAAGAATCATCCTGGACAAGGACTTCTACTGTCCAGCAGCAACAAAGGAACTTTAAAAGCTTATTGTGATGCAGACTAG